From the genome of Chlorocebus sabaeus isolate Y175 chromosome 2, mChlSab1.0.hap1, whole genome shotgun sequence, one region includes:
- the LOC140709655 gene encoding LOW QUALITY PROTEIN: ectonucleoside triphosphate diphosphohydrolase 6-like (The sequence of the model RefSeq protein was modified relative to this genomic sequence to represent the inferred CDS: substituted 1 base at 1 genomic stop codon), producing the protein MRKISNHRSLRVVKVAYPLGLCMGLFIYVAYIKWHRATATQAFFSITRAAPGTRWGQQAHSPQGTATDRHEVFYGIMFDAGSTGTRVHVFQFARPPRETPTLTHETFKALKPGLSAYADDVEKSAQGIQELLDVAKQDIPFDFWKATPLVLKATAGLRLLPGEKAQKLLQKMKEVFKASPFLVGDDCVSIMNGTDEGVSAWITVNFLTGSLKTPGGSMLDLGGGSTQIAFLPRVEGTLQASPPGYLTALRMFNRTYKLYSYSYLGLGLMSARLAILGGVEGQPAKDGKELVSPCLSPSFKGEXEHAEVTYRVSGQKAVASLHELCAARVSEVLRNRVHRTEEVKHVDFYAFSYYYDLAAGVGLIDAEKRGSLVVGDFEIAAKYVCRTLETQPQSSPFACMDLTYVSLLLQEFGFPRSKVLKLTRKIDNVETSWALGAIFHYIDSLNRQKSPAS; encoded by the exons ATGAGAAAAATATCCAACCACAGGAGCCTGCGGGTGGTGAAGGTGGCATACCCCCTGGGGCTGTGTATGGGCCTGTTCATCTATGTTGCCTACATCAAGTGGCACCGGGCCACCGCCACCCAGGCCTTCTTCAGCATCACCAGGGCAGCCCCGGGGACCCGGTGGGGTCAGCAGGCCCACAGTCCCCAGGGGACAGCTACAGACAGGCACGAGGTCTTCTACGGGATCATGTTTGATGCAGGAAGCACTGGCACCCGAGTACATGTCTTCCAGTTCGCCCGGCCCCCCAGAG AAACTCCCACCTTGACCCATGAAACCTTCAAAGCACTGAAGCCAGGTCTTTCTGCCTATGCTGATGATGTTGAAAAG AGCGCTCAGGGAATCCAGGAACTACTGGATGTTGCGAAACAGGACATTCCATTCGACTTCTGGAAGGCCACCCCTCTGGTCCTCAAGGCCACAGCTGGCTTACGCCTGTTACCTGGAGAAAAGGCCCAGAAGTTACTACAGAAG ATGAAAGAAGTGTTTAAAGCATCGCCTTTCCTTGTAGGGGATGACTGTGTTTCCATCATGAACGGAACAGATGAAG GCGTTTCGGCGTGGATCACCGTCAACTTCCTGACAG GCAGCTTGAAAACTCCAGGAGGGAGCATGCTGGACTTGGGCGGAGGATCCACTCAGATTGCCTTCCTGCCACGCGTAGAG GGCACCCTGCAGGCCTCCCCACCCGGCTACCTGACGGCACTGCGGATGTTTAACAGGACCTACAAACTCTATTCCTACAG CTACCTCGGGCTCGGGCTGATGTCGGCACGCCTGGCGATCCTGGGCGGTGTGGAGGGGCAGCCTG CTAAGGATGGAAAGGAGTTGGTCAGCCCTTGCTTGTCTCCCAGTTTCAAAGGAGAGTAGGAACACGCAGAAGTCACATACAGGGTTTCGGGGCAGAAAGCAG TGGCAAGCCTGCACGAGCTGTGTGCTGCCAGAGTGTCAGAGGTCCTTCGGAACAGAGTGCACAGGACGGAGGAAGTGAAGCATGTGGACTTCTATGCTTTCTCCTACTATTACGACCTTGCAGCTGGTGTGGGCCTCATAG ATGCGGAGAAGAGAGGCAGCCTGGTGGTGGGGGACTTTGAGATCGCAGCCAAGTACG TGTGTCGGACCCTGGAGACACAGCCACAGAGCAGCCCCTTTGCGTGCATGGACCTCACCTACGTCAGCTTGCTACTCCAGGAGTTCGGCTTTCCCAGGAGCAAAGTGCTGAAG CTCACTCGGAAAATTGACAATGTTGAGACCAGCTGGGCTCTGGGGGCCATTTTTCATTACATCGACTCCCTGAACAGACAGAAGAGTCCAGCCTCATAG
- the LOC140709656 gene encoding glycogen phosphorylase, brain form-like isoform X2, whose amino-acid sequence MAKPLTDSEKRKQISVRGLAGLGDVAEVWKSFNRHLHFTLVKDRNVATPSDYFFALAHTVRDHLVGRWIRTQQHYYERDPKKIHQEIWPRL is encoded by the exons ATGGCGAAGCCGCTGACGGACAGCGAGAAGCGGAAGCAGATCAGCGTGCGCGGCCTGGCGGGGCTGGGCGACGTGGCTGAGGTGTGGAAGAGCTTCAACCGGCACTTGCACTTCACGCTGGTCAAGGACCGCAATGTGGCCACGCCCAGCGACTACTTCTTCGCGCTGGCGCACACGGTGCGGGACCACCTGGTGGGCCGCTGGATCCGCACGCAGCAGCACTACTACGAGCGCGACCCCAAG AAAATTCACCAGGAAATTTGGCCCAGACTATGA
- the LOC140709656 gene encoding glycogen phosphorylase, brain form-like isoform X1 has product MAKPLTDSEKRKQISVRGLAGLGDVAEVWKSFNRHLHFTLVKDRNVATPSDYFFALAHTVRDHLVGRWIRTQQHYYERDPKPYRKFTRKFGPDYENCTRQDLRRRLIRSSRETGS; this is encoded by the exons ATGGCGAAGCCGCTGACGGACAGCGAGAAGCGGAAGCAGATCAGCGTGCGCGGCCTGGCGGGGCTGGGCGACGTGGCTGAGGTGTGGAAGAGCTTCAACCGGCACTTGCACTTCACGCTGGTCAAGGACCGCAATGTGGCCACGCCCAGCGACTACTTCTTCGCGCTGGCGCACACGGTGCGGGACCACCTGGTGGGCCGCTGGATCCGCACGCAGCAGCACTACTACGAGCGCGACCCCAAG CCTTACAGAAAATTCACCAGGAAATTTGGCCCAGACTATGAGAACTGTACGAGGCAGGACCTCCGCCGACGCCTCATCCGTTCCAGCCGGGAGACTGGGTCCTAG